Genomic window (Polaribacter batillariae):
TCAATGAAAAAAGACATAAAAGTTATTTTATTTCCCATGATAAATTAGTGAACGGAAATATTCTAAAAATTATGTTGAAATAATACCATTACTTTTTTGAATTTACAATAAAAGAAAACAATTGTTTTTTGTAGTAAGTAAAAAAAGACGTTTTAGTGTGGTAAGTTCAATTTATAGATGATGTAAGATACTTTTCAAATTAAAAAAAGCCATAAAAACATGAAACGTAGAAATTTTATATCAAACACTTCTCTACTATTAGCAGGAACCACCTTATTGCCACAAAACATCTTTACAACTCAAAAAGAATTCATAAGTCTGCGACCAAAATTAGCAGACAGAAAATTTGTAAGTAAAGCCGTAGAAAACGTAATTACAGAAGTAAAATCTGAGATAAAAGATAAAGAATTAGCATGGCTTTTTGAAAACTGTTTTCCCAATACTTTAGACACGACCATAGATTTTGAAATTATTGATGGCAAACCAGATACATTTGTTATCACAGGAGATATAGATGCAATGTGGTTGCGAGATTCAACAGCCCAAGTTTGGCCTTATATGCCATTAATCAAAAAAGATAAAAAGTTAAAAGAACTAATTAAAGGTTTAATAAACAGGCAAGTAAAATGTGTGTTGTTAGACCCTTACGCAAATGCTTTTTTTAAAGATAAAACGAGAATATCTCACTGGAAATCAGATATTACACAAATGCTTCCTGGAGTTCACGAACGCAAGTGGGAAATAGATTCTTTATGTTATGTAGTGCGTTTGGCAAACGAATATTATCAAATTACAAAAGACACAAGTATTTTCGATGCAAATTGGGATAAAGCAATGAGGTCGATTGTAAAAACTTTTAAGACCGAACAGCGAAAAAACAATCAATCGGAATATGTATTTAGCAGAGAAACCACCTCTGTAATAGATGCTCCACCTTTTAATGGAACAGGAAGACCAGTAAAACCAAATGGGTTAATTTGTTCTATGTTTCGACCTTCGGATGATGCTACAATGTATCCTTATTTAATTCCGTCTAATATTTTTGCAGTTGTATCTTTAAGGCAATTACACGATATTTATAGCACTGCTTTTAATGATAAAAAATTTGCAAATGCGTGTAAAAAATTAGCAGATGAAGTAGAGAGTGCTATCCAAAAATATGCAGTAACAGAGCATTTAGATTTTGGAAAAATATACGCGTACGAAGTAGATGGTTTTGGCAATAAATTATTTATGGACGATGCCAATGTGCCTTCGTTAATGTCTTTGGCGTACTTAGGAGCTCATAAAAATACAGATGCGATTTACAAAAGAACAAGAAAGTTTTTGTTAAGCGATAACAATCCGTATTTCTTAAAAGGCGCTTTGGCAGAAGGACAAGCGAGTCCGCATACAGGTAAAAACAAAATTTGGCCTATGGGTATTATTTTAAGAGCGATGACAAGTACAAATGATGCAGAAATAAAGAAATGCCTAAAAATGCTAAAAGCTACGCATGCAGGAAAAGGGTTTATGCACGAAGGTTTCGATAAAGATAATCCAAATAATTATTCCAGAGATTGGTTTGCTTGGGCAAATACCTTATTTGGCGAACTTATTTTAAAGATTTATAACGAGAAAAGAAGTTTGTTGGCTAAAGAATATTAGAAAAAATATTTAAATTTTACAGCGACTTTCCTTAAAATAGTTACAAATTAAAAACCTCAATTCGTTCAATACGAATTGAGGTTTTTATGATGTGGAGACGCCGAGTAATACGCTTCTTATATTTCAATATTTCTTATCCCTACGTCTAACCCCATCTTGACGAACTTTATCTATTGATTTATTTTTAATTTGTTCAAAATAAGGAATTATGTTAGCACTAGATAGTAATTTTATACCTAGGGCAAAAGTTATTTTTTAAAGTAATTAACTGACACTATTTAAACTTTGAATTCGAGGTAATATTTATTGTCTTTCAATATGCCAAAGAAAATCACTTTATCTATTAAAGAAGAATCTATTGAATTGCGGAAACTATATAAGTACAATACTACAGAATTACGAAGAGATCGTTTAAAAATTATACTACATAAAGTCCGGGAAGTATATCTATCGTAATGCAATCGCAAAGAAGCTTGGCATAGGTCCAACCACCATAGGCAATTGGATTAAAGGCTATGAAACAGGAGGTCTTTCAAATTTATTAGATAGTTCAGGTAGATAAATTGCAAAGATAAATTAAAAAAAAACCTCAACTTAATGTTAAGGTTTGTCAAGGTTAAAAGATTGTAATACTATTCAAATATTGATAAAATACGCTCAATAGTATCTTTTATATTTTTAGCAATCAATTCAATAAATACTTTTTTGTTGTTTTCTGTTTGTGCTATTTCAAGAGCGTTGTAATATTCTAATCTACTTTTGTCGTCGCCTTTTAGAATAGCAATAGGGTAACCATTTTGAAGCAAAATTAAATTCATTAATAGTCTTGACGTTCTACCATTACCGTCAATAAAAGGATGAATAGTAGCCAGTCTTTCATGCATTTCAGCAGATAACTCAACAGGATGCAATACCGTTTTATTTTCGTTGTACCATAGCATTAAATCTTCCATTTGTTTTGGAACTAAAAAGGGTTGAGGTGGTTTGTGTTTTGCACCACTTATTATAACGGGTACTTTTCTATAAACTCCAGCATTCGGCTTGTCAATTCCTTGTAATATTAAACTATGAATTTGTAAAATATCTCTTTCAGTAATTGTATTTTTGGTTTGAGCGAGTTCTTTAATATAGTCTATTGCTTGAGTATGGTTAATTACTTCTAAATGTTCATTCAAAGTTTTACCTCCAACAGTCAAACCTTTTTCAATAACCAAAGCGGTTTCTTGAAGCGTTAAAGTATTGCCCTCAATTTTGTTACTTTCATAAGTATATTCAATCTCTAAAGCCTTTGTTACTTTTTGATGTTCGTTTTTACGATATTCATTCAAATGGTCTTTTAAAACATCTAATTCAGCATATTTTCTCATTACAATTTAGCCTTTAAAGTTTCTAACTGATTGATAATACTTTGCATTTCTGCCTTGGGGTCTTTGTTAGTTTTAGTACTATTAAATAAGTCTTTTACATCTACATCTAACGTTTCTGCAATTTGTAATAATAAATCTGGTTTTGGGAAATGATTACCATTACTGATATTTGAAATTGTTGCTTGAGTTACACCTACTTTTTCAGATAACCCTTTGCCTGAAATTCCTTTCTCTTTTAGTACCTCTTTTAATCTTAAAACATTCATTGTTTTATCAGTTTTTATTTTTTACAAATATAATAAAATTATAACAACACTAATTTATTTTAAATAAAATTATAGTAATATTTGTATATTGTTATAATGTTGCTTATATTTGTAGGGTGATTAATTAGTGATACTATAATAATAAAATCAATATCACATGAAAGAGCAAATAAAATAGCAAGAAACGTCAATGCAACGGATATTTTTTTGAGTATTCTAACGATATGAAAGTTTACAAATCTTGGAGAAACTTAAAAAAAGTTAGAAAATATTTTAGAAAACCTAACGGATACATATAAAAAATTAGTTACCTCACTTTGTGAAGAAGAAAAGTTAAAGTATTTCAATTTAGTATAAACCTTAAAAATTTTAAAATTATGAGTAAAGACAATTTGGACACAGAAAACAAATTAATGTTATTGCAAGGAATCACTTTAATACAAAACGGATTACAATTTTTGGAATGGATGTTGGATTTTGAAAATGAAAACAGTTTCGATGCTTTAACCATTTTAAGAAATCGTTTTCAGTTTTTTAGAGAATGTGCTTTAGCAGGTAAAAAATGCGGCCTTATTTTTATTGACAGAGCAAACGACAGCCTTGAAAATGTAGAGCATAGTTTTCGTTTAAATGAAAAAGTTAAAAACGAATTAAAAGAATTGAGAAATGCGGTATCAGTTGAAATGTATAAAGAGGAATAAAAGTGTTCTTAAAATCAATGCTACTTACATCTAAATTTACATAAAAAAATAAAACCCTATAAATCAAATGTTTACAGGGTTATTTGTGGAGACGCCGAGAATCGAACTCGGGTCCAAACAAGCAACAAATTAGCTTTCTACATATTTAGTTCTTACTTGGTTTTCGATTTAAGGCTGATTAAGAACAACCTACCTTAAACTTAGCTTCTTTAGTTTCAAAAACCTGCCAAAGCTACAGATTTTCTATGTTTATTTTTACGATGCCCAAAAATGAAACGCCATAAACCAAGGCTTTTCGTGGACATAAAGCTTGCACACCTTGTGTGCCGAGGCTAATCTTACTATTAATTCAGATTATGCAGCTAAAGCGTAGTTATCTTCGCCGTTTAAAAAGTTGAAATTAGGTTTAACGAGTGTTATTTCATAACTCGATATGCTTACCAATTCACTGACCTTGCTGTCAAAACCAGTCGTCCCCTTAATGAAATAGCAAAACTTATTTTGCGTAATTGAACAAACCCAGAACTTGTTTCAGGAACTTTTCAACATCCATTTTATTTTTTCAAAGAACACAATTATTCACATCAAAAATAATACCAATAATTTGGGCGTTCCTTTGTTTTAAAAGCATTTAAAACTAAAGGCAGGCTTTCGCTACTCGTTTTTTGTTCCATTATCATTTCACAAAAGAACTCAAACAGGTCGCTCTATCCTTAACGCGGTTTGCAAAAGTACAAAAAGTTATAACTTTAACAACCTAGTTTTAAAGAATAATTAAGACAAAAACACAGATAAAATGATTAACTTTAAACGTCAAAAAAAAATAAAAAATTATGATTAAAAAAGGAACAAAAGTAAGCTGGGAATGGGGTAGAGGAACAGCAGAAGGTAAAGTAAAAGAAACCTATACAAAAGAAACCACTAAAACCATTAAAGGAACAGAAGTTACTAGAAAAGGAGAAGAAGGAAATAAAGCCTTATATGTTCAACAGAATGATGGTGATTATGTTTTAAAACTCGAAAGTGAAGTAAACAAGGTAGATTCTTAAAATATTGTTGCAAGCCCCTTAAAAAACAAATATCTTCGAACCAATTAAAATAATAAATATGAAATTTGGTATTATTAAAGAACGCAAAAATCCACCAGATAGAAGAGTTGTATTTTCTCCACAAAAATTAAAAAAAATTCAAGAAAAATTCCCTGAAGCAAAATTAAAAGTAGAAAGTTCAGATATTCGTGTGTTTTCAGACGAAGCATATAAACTAGAAGGAATACCAGTCTCTAAAAATATAGAAGATTGTGATGTACTGTTGGGAGTAAAAGAAGTACCCATTGAACATTTAATTCCGAATAAAAAATATTTTTTCTTTAGTCATACCATAAAAAAACAACCTTATAACAGAGCTTTATTAAAAGCGATTTTAGATAAAAACATCGAATTATTCGACCACGAAACCATTGTAAAAGAAAACGGAGCACGTTTAATTGGTTTCGGGCGTTATGCAGGAATCGTTGGTGCTTACAACGGTTTTAGAGCCATGGGTTTAAAAACAGGTAATTTTCAGTTGCCAAAAGCAACAACTTTATACAACCAGCAAGAATTAATAGAACAGCTTCAAAATATTAAACTTAATAACCTAAAAATATTGTTAACAGGAAATGGTAAAGTAGCTTACGGAGCCAAAGAAATGTTAGATGCAATGCATATTTTACAAGTTACAGTAGAAGAGTATTTAAACAATACTTATCAAGAACCTGTCTATTGTTTGGCAGATGTTTTAGATTATAACAAACGTACAGATGGTAAAATTATAGACAATTTCGATTTTTATAACCATCCAGAAAAATACGAATCTAATTTTATGCGATTCGCAAAAGTAACAGACTTTTTTATAGCTGGGCATTTTTACGGAGATGGCGCACCTTATTTATTTACAAGAGAAGATGCAAAATCTGCAGACTTTAACATTAAATTTGTGGCAGATATTTCTTGCGATATCGATGGTCCAGTCGCTTCTACCATAAGAGCATCTACAATTGCAGAACCAATTTATGGTTATAATCCAAGCACAGAAACCGAAGTAAATTTTAAAGACAATAATGCCATTGTTGTAATGGCTGTAGATAATTTACCTTGCGAATTGCCAAAAGATGCCAGCGAAGGTTTTGGAGAAATGTTTTTAAAAAATGTAATTCCGGCTTTTTTCAATAACGATAAAGATGGGGTTTTAGAACGTGCAAAAATAACAGAAAACGGAAAATTAACAGCACGTTTTTCGTATTTACAAGATTATGTAGATGGGAAAGAATAGTTTTTAAAATTGATATAAGACTGTTTGACATAAGACAAAACTACGCAGGACTTGAAACCTGAAATTAAAAACCTAAAACATTTTTTTATTTTAAAAAATATATGGAAGAGAATAATCTTCAAAACAGGCAATTTTTGTTAGATTTAGCAAAAATGAAAATGCCTTTTGGAAAATACAAAGGCACATTATTAATCGATTTACCAGAACATTACATCGTTTGGTATCATAGTAAAGGTTTTCCGAAAGGAAAGTTGGGGAAACAAATGCATTTGGTTTACGAATTGAAAATGAATGGTTTAGAAGGTTTGATTCGTAAAATTAAGTAAGTAAATTTTTTAAGAATGAGCGTTTGCTTGCGTTTTCCAAATGGAAAAAAGTAAGTAAATAAACGTTCCAAAACCAAAAGTTACCAACCAAGTTTTGGCATCGTTAAAACTATACATGCTTTTTTTGAGAACGGTAATTGGGTTTGTAAAAATATCCCAAGAATTCAAGCGTAAAAATCGGCCTAAATAAATACCAAATCCGCATAAAAAAGTAACTGCATAAGAAAAGTAATTTGCGTATTTTAAATTCCATTTTTGTTTAATTATTTTGTAAACATCAAATAATGAGAGTATTGTAATACATAATCCTGTTGATGCATATGCGAATATGATAAAAAGATCTAACCATACTAAAGTCGATTTTATATGATGTAAATGAATAAAATCGGTAATAATGTAAGGTGCATTTGGTAAGAATATCAACCAAATAAACAATAGGGAAATCAATTTGGGCTTAGTGATTTTCTCGAAATTTAGCCTTTTAATTTTTAAAGAAATTAGATAAGGAACCATTGCTAAAAAAAGATTCCAAAGTAAGAAGCCAAAAAATAAAGAACCCGTTAGTTTTACTCGAACTATAAATAGAAACAAGCAAAACAAGATTAAAAAGTGAATATTGGATATTTTTTTAAGATACTTCATAACACTATTTTAAGTTGTTTTCAACTATAACTATTGTCAAGAATCCAAAGAAATAAGCCACTAAATCTCCAACACTAAAAGAAGTTCCTAAGACCAGTTTCCAAAGTTTTTGGTATTCAAACGGATAATAATTTTGCAGACTCGTAAGTTGTAAAAATTCAATTCCAAAAGAAATAACTAAAACGATTATAGCTGCCTTATTTGCAGAAATGTTTATAAAACTTTTTACAAAAGCGTAAAGAAGTATCACCGCTAAAAAATCACCAAAAGTATGCCTTATAAAACCATGAGCATATGTGGCAATTACGATTTCTGATAGGAGCAATAAGGTAAAAATTAGAAAGTAATTTTTATTAAATTTCATAATATTTTTTTAAAAAAAAAGAGCAAAACCTCAAAAAGATGAAGTAGGGGTTTTGCTCTAATCAACCAACTAACTATTAATTATTCTCCCAATCGATTTTTCTTGAAGTGTACATAACCCCAGCCAATATCAGGAATAAACCAATACTACCAACCAATAATGCATAATTTTCTAACTGAATAATTACAAAAATAAAGGTGTATAAAGCTGCTAAAGAAATTCCTATAAAAAGCGGAAATTTTAGTGTTTTTAAAATTGATTTAGAATAGGCTGTAATTAATAAAACAACAGCAGTTCCTGCAATTATATAAGCTTTAAAAAAACTACTATGCTCGGAAATTGAAATTAATAAAGTATAAAACATTGTTAGTGCAATTCCAATCATTAAATATTGAAATGGGTGAATGTTTATTTTACTCATGGTTTGTATTAGAAAGAAGATTAAGAAAGTTAAACCGATGACTAAAAATCCGTATTTGGCTGAACGTTCACTTTTTTGATATTCATCAACAGGAATCAAGAAGTTTACTCCAGAAGCAAATTCAGTTAAATCTGGAATTCCACTAAAATATTGTTGAGAAAAAGGTCTATTGATATCTAAAATTTTCCATTTTGCATCAAAACCATCCTCAATAATTTTATCTGAATTATAAGGGAGAAATTCTCCTATAAAATTAGCGTCCTTCCAATCGGATTTTATATTTACATCAGTGTCTTTTCCAATCGGAATAAACTGAATTTGTTTGCTTCCTTTCATTTCTACAGTCATAGAAAAAGAAACTTCTTTTTCTTTTGGAGTATCCGTTTCTAAAATGTTATTACTTTCTAATTCATTTAGGTTAATTACATTTGATCTGTATTTTTTCTTGGTTTTAAAGTTTTTAGACGTTAAAGGATATTGGTTTTTATTCATTTTTATTTCGAACAAACTAATTGCTCCTTTTAGGTTCGAAGTTTGAACCACCAAATGTATTTTATCCCATAAAACATCTTCATTTTTTATCTCTTTTTCAGAGAAATTTGGTGTAGAAAAACTACCATTTATATCAATTTTACTTTTATAAACGGCAGTTTTGTAAATCCCTCTCTCTTTTTCTTCTGGGTTTATTGTTGAATTAATTTTTAGTTTTTCTGGAAAAAAATAAGCATATTTTGTACTTGAAGAAGTAATTTTTTCTGATTTTTTAGTGTCAGTATTCATTACATATTTTGTATGATAAACTTTATAAGGAACTTTTAATATAGGACCATAAAGTAAAACTTCTTCTCCCCATTTTTGGTTAATTTCTCCCACAACTTCCTGTTGCCTAAATTTACGTTCTGTAATTAAACTTTCGATAAATGATAATGGAATCATTAAAACGAGTACTAAAATTCCTACGATAATCATTCTTGCAGTAATGGATGTTTTTGCCCATTTGCCAAATTTTCCTTGTTGATTGTTGTTTGTGTCCATAGTTATTGTATTTGTAAAATTTGTTGTTTATTGAATATAATTTCTCTTAAATCTTCCAAAGGATGATTTAAAAGTTTTTGATAATCTAAATGATGAAATGGGTTACATTTTTTACCCAATTTGTAAGATTTTAAATAATAGTTTGCAAATTCTGGTAAAATGAGAGTGCCAATAATTACAACTCCAAAGAGATATAAACTTCTTTTACCATTGCCAAAACATAGATATTGTAAGGCAATTTCATCTTCTACGTTTGTTCCATAACCCGTAATTAAACGGTATGCATCGTGTCTTTCTACTTTTGGTAATAATTCGAATCCGTTTTTGTTAAGAAAGGAGCCAAGTTCGTTTCCAAAAGTTCCCTCTGGATATTTTAGTAGCTGGCTACTGGTAATTCCCCAAGGTTTTTTGTTTTTAAATTTGATATACATTCTTTGTGAATGCTCAAATAACCAGTAAATTAATTTTTTTCTCATTTTATTTTTAAAAGAACTTTGAAATACAAAGTAAGTGAGTAAAAAAAAGTTTATTTGTTTTTAATTAATTTTTCGAGTGCTTCTATATGCTTTTTAAATTCTTGTTTTCCTAATTCTGTAGCATAATATTTTGTGTTTGGTTTTCTGCCAATAAATTGCTTTTCTACTTTTATAAAATCTACTTTTTCGAGTGATTTTGTATGGCTAGCCAAATTCCCATCTGTAGCGCCTAATAGCTCTTTAAGTGTGTTAAAATCGGCATATTCGTTTACCATTAAAATAGACATAATTCCCAATCTAATTCTATGGTCGAAAGCCTTGTTTATATGTAAGATGATGTTTTTCAAATAGAAAATTTTTCGTTGCTAAATTACAGCTATTTCTTATCATACTTAAAATACATAACTGTTCCGTAAACAATATGCATAATTCCAAAACCAAGCACCCAAAACCAAAATCCATACACTGGGAAAATGGCACAAATTAGTCCGATTATTATTTGTGTATAGCCTAAATATTTTACGTCTCCCAAAGTATATTTAGAGGCACTTAACAAAGCCAACCCATAAAAAAGAAGCATTAATGCACCAGTTTGTCCATAACGTTGCTGATTCAGAATAATAACAATGTAAATTCCTCCCGCTAAAAGTGGTACAATAAAACTGGTTAACAATCTTTTGGTTAAAGAATCCCAAATTTTCTGATTGTTCTTTTTTGCTTTTTTAGTCGTCAAATAAATGGCGGTTCCGATGCTAAAAAAACCTACTAAAATAAGGTCTAAAAGAATCAAACGAAAAACTTTTCCGTCTAAAATTAAATATCCGCTTTCACTTTGGGCAACCAACCAATAGGCAAATCCTGCACCAATTAGCGCATAAATACCTGCTAAAATACCAGACAAACCACTTAACGAAATAAATTTCGACGATTTATTCATTAGATGCTTAATTTCGGATATGTCTCTTAAATAATTTTCTGAACTCATTTTTAAAGAACTTTGAAATACAAAGTAAAATATAAAAATTCATTTATGCAATAAAAATGTCATAAAATTAATTACGAACTACAACTCCGTAAGTAATATGTGCAATTCCAAGAATGTTAAGTGAAGCATACCAATAACTCGGTATTAAGAAACACAATGTTCCTAAAACAAGGCAAAGTGCAGGTAAAATAAGGTAATTTTTGTTTTCTTTGTTTCGGAATAAAAAAAGTAAAACCGCATAAAGAATTAAAAAAATAGGCGTAATAAAATCGATATATCCTTGTTGTTTTAGAAGAAATAAAACTAAAAAGATAGCAACAATAGAAATAATATATTTCCAAAAAGCAACTTTTGTTTTTTGATTCCACAATGTATATCGAAATCTTTTAGCCAATCTTTTTCCTCTAAAGAAAAAAGCCAAAGAAGAAAATAAAAAAACGAAAAAAGCTAAGAAAAAAACAATCATTTCTATCAATTCAATAGATAACATTCCTACTGTACTATTATCTATAAGAAAACCATCTAAAATAAATTTTATGGCATAACTAGCTATAAAAATGTATAAACCAATTAAAATACTTGTAATTCCTTTTAGAGAAAAGTTTACAGAGAAATTATCGTGCATAAGAGAATTAATATTCAAAATTTTTATAACTTTCGTAAATATACAAAAAATGATTCCTAAGTTGTAAGATATGAAACCAGCAGAAGAATATATTTTAAAACAACCAGAACCTTACAAATCTATTTTGTCGCATTTACAAATACTAATAGAAAGTAGTTTTCCAAATGCAAATTTACAGTTTAAATGGAAAATACCTTTTTATTATTTAGATGATAAACCTTTTTGTTATTTAAATCCATCTAAGAAAAAAGGGTACGTAGATGTAGCTTTTTGGGTGTCTGCACATTTAACAAAATATAATGAGTTGCTAATTTCAGAAAACAGAAAAGTTGTAAAATCGTTACGTTATAAAAGTATTGATGATATTAATGAAGAGGTTTTATTAACAGTTTTAGAAGAAGCACATCAATTAAAAGACAAAGGGTTTTACAAAAGAAGTTGAGGTTATTTACCAAATTTGTCAAACAGTTTTTTCCACACAATTTGTCACGCTGTAAGCATCTCAGGCAAGGATGCAAAACACTGTGTTAAGATTTCTACGCAATAACAAATTGGTGGTAAGAATTTAAAACCAAATTCTAAACCTTAAACTTGGTGTTTTTGCATATTTACGAGGAAAATAAATAATCATTCAGTTTTTGGGACTGTTTTCTCCACGCAGTTTGTCACGCTGTAAGCGTCTCAGGCAAGAGTGAGAAAATACAGTGTTAAGATTTTTACGCAATAACAAATTGGTGGTAAGAATTTAAAACCAAATTCTAAACCTTAAACTTGGTGTTTTTGCATATTTACGAGGAAAATAAATAATCATTCAGTTTTTTGGGACTGTTTTCTCCACGCAGTTTGTCACGCTGTAAGCGTCTCAGGCAAGAGTGAGAAAATACAGTGTTAAGATTTTTACGCAATAACAAATTGGTGGTAAGAATTTAAAACCAAATTCTAAACCTTAAACTTGGTGTTTTTGCATATTTACGAGGAAAATAAATAATCATTCAGTTTTTTGGGACTGTTTTCTCCACGCAGTTTGTCACGCTGTAAGCGTCTCAGGCAAGAGTGAGAAAATACAGTGTTAAGATTTTTACGCAATAACAAATTGGTGGTAAGAATTTAGAACCAAATTCTAAACCTTAAACTTGGTGTTTTTACATATTTACGAGGAAAATAAATAATCATTCAGTTTTTTGGGACTGTTTTCTCCACGCAGTTTGTCACGCTGTAAGCCTCTCAGGCAAGAGTGAGAAAATACAGTGTTAAGATTTCTACGCAATAACAAATTGGTGGTAAGAATTTAAAACCAAATTCTAAACCTTAAACTTTGTGGTTTTACATATTTACGAGGAAAATAAATAATCATTCAGTTTTTTGGGACTGTTTTCTCCACGCAGTTTGTCACGCTGTAAGCGTCTCAGGCAAGGATGCAAAACACTGTGTTAAGATTTCTACGAAATAACAAATTGGTGTTAAGAATTTAGAACCGAACTTTGAATCTAAACCTTCTCGCCTTTGAGAGAAACCCAAACTACTTCGTCTTAAACTGAAGCGCAACCTCATTATTCAAGTATAAATACAATTCAGAATTTTTTTTGGGGTTAGGAATTGATAAAATAGTAATTCCGTTTTCTGTTTTTGAAATAGGTTTTTGTGCATATTTATAACCTTTAAAATTATAAATGATTGAAGAGTTTACAGCTAAATTTTTAAATTTTAAAATGATGTTTTTACCACTTTCGACTTTAATAATTCCTGTTTGCGGTGAGATTAATTTAGTATTTGAGCTTAAAAAATTGTGTCCATAAATAGGCTGATTGTAAAACTCTAAAAGCGACATTCTACCAAAACGTAAAACCCACAAAGAATCATCAGGAAAATGAGTTTTAAATATTTTTTCTTTC
Coding sequences:
- a CDS encoding winged helix-turn-helix domain-containing protein, whose protein sequence is MKNIILHINKAFDHRIRLGIMSILMVNEYADFNTLKELLGATDGNLASHTKSLEKVDFIKVEKQFIGRKPNTKYYATELGKQEFKKHIEALEKLIKNK
- a CDS encoding DUF1801 domain-containing protein — translated: MKPAEEYILKQPEPYKSILSHLQILIESSFPNANLQFKWKIPFYYLDDKPFCYLNPSKKKGYVDVAFWVSAHLTKYNELLISENRKVVKSLRYKSIDDINEEVLLTVLEEAHQLKDKGFYKRS